The DNA window GAATACCTCACCAAACACACTGGCGGCGCGCAGTACCTGCCGTGTCACTGGATCGAGTGTCGTGAGTCGTGTCTGCACCATGGCCAGCACGGTCTCGGGTAGGAGTTCACTCCGGTCCTCGGCGACCGCGCGGATCAGCTCTTCAAGGTAGAAGGCGTTCCCCTCCGCACGTTCGATGATCTCCGAGACCCTCGTCACGCTGACGGTGGCGCCGAGCGCGTGCCGTACGAGTCGCTCGGCAGCGCGTCGGGGGAGTGGACCAAGTCGGATCTCCTGCGTGCATTGCTCCGCCCAGAGCCGAGGGAAGCGCTCATGCACCTCGGGTCGAGCAAACGCAATCACAAAGAATGGCGCATCCGTGAGCTGGCGAAGCGCCTGGTGGATCAAACGCACCGAGGGCACGTCACCCCAGTGCAGGTCTTCCAGCACCAGGCAGAGTGGATGGCCTTCCGCTTCGGCCGCCAGGAGTGTGGTGAAGGCTCGAGCAATCTGGTCGCCCATGAGTGGCCCACTCTGGCGAGCCGCCCGCAGCAGGGGTCGGTGGTCGTCCGGGAAGGGGGCACCTGCGATCTCGCACAGGAACTCGACGACGTGCTGCTGTTCCGGTCCGGCCAGGCGCTGAGAGAGGCGCTCCAGCAGCGATGCCTGTCGCGCCGGAAGAGATGCGTTCGTCGCGATCCTCGCTGCGTTCCGAAGGGTCGACCCGAGCAGCGCGAAGGGGGCCCCGTCACCCACGAGATCGCCGCGACCCGTCCAGATCTCTGCGTCCGGTCGGCGTTCACGTATGCGCTGGACCGTCTCGCCGCGCAGTCGAGATTTCCCAATGCCAGGTGGTCCGGTCACAAGCACCGCTCGAGCAAGCTTCTCCTCGAAGCATTCCTCGAAGAGATCCGCGATCGCTCTCACCTCTCGGTCGCGGCCGACGCATGGGCTGGGGCGACCGAGCAGTGTGCGCACTCGCTCGCCCAGCTCTCGTTCTCCGTAGAGTTCCCTGCCGGCCACGCCCCTCATCATCTCGAAACGTGTGTCGAGGAGCGCCTGGGTTGTCTCGTCCACATAGGCCACGCCCAGCTGCGGCGGGGGTGCGAGCAGCATCGCAGCGGCTCGGTCGAGTAGTTCGCCCACAGGGAGCCGGCCGGTGAGTACGGCACGGCCGGTGACCACGGCGATCCGAACTCGCGCACTCCCTGAGTCCGAGGAGAACAGCGGTCCGAGCAGGAATGCGCAGCGGGCTGCGAGCATTGCCTGCTCGGTCGCGCTTCCGGCATTCTCGAGCGTCACGATGACGGCGCCATTGGCTAGCCGATCCATGCGAGCCCCGAGGGGGTGGAGCGCTGCCTGGATTGCTGTCCCGGATTCCGCGTCATGAGATGCGGGGACCGTGTCATCCGAGCTCGACACCGCCCCCTCTCCGGGGGCAGCGATGACGATTGAAAGGACCCGCTGTTCTCCGCCGGCGAGCGCCGCGTTGCCTGGCGGTGGAGTGACTTCGCTGGAAAACTGACGGAGTAGCGTTGCTGTCTCGGTGGCATTTGCAGGTCGCGCAGCAGGCTCCTTCGCGAGCATGCGGGCGATGATGGCGTCGAGTGCCGTCGGTACACCCTGTCGGCTCTCGCTCACGCGCGGGGCATCCTCCAGCAGCAATCGAGCGAGTACTGCGACGGCATGTGCGCCCGCGAACGCTGGCCGTCCTGTCAGGCATTCGAAGAGCACGGCGCCAAGGGAAAAGACGTCGGCGCGCGGCTCGGCGGTTTCACCCCTTGCCTGCTCCGGAGCCATGTATCCAGGGGTGCCTATCACTGCACCGGACTGTGTGAAGATGCGCGTCGAGCCGCTGAGACGTGCGATCCCGAAGTCGAGCAGTTTGATGTGGTGGGTATCGCCGCCGACGAGGAAAATGTTGGACGGCTTGATGTCCCGATGAACGACACCGCGCACGTGCGCAGCTGCAAGTGCCTGGGCCGCGGCGAGCGCGATAGCAACACTTTCGTCCACGCTGAGCGCTGCGCGCTGGATCCGCGTCGCGAGATCCTCGCCATCGAGCCACTCCATGGCGAGCCAGCGTTGCCCCGCAGCATCCGCGCCGTGCGCGATGTACCGAACGACACCGGGATGATCGAGCGTGGCGAGAACCTGAGCCTCATGGGCAAAGCGATCCTCGCCGCGGGGATCACGACTCGTGAGGAGCTTGAGCGCGACCACTGTTCCCTGGTCGGAATCGACGGCCCGGTAGACCGTCCCCATGCCTCCTGTTCCAGCTAAGCGTTCGATCACGAAGCGATCTGCAACAACATCGCCGGTCTTCACGAGGACAGTATACGCGGACGCCGTTGAAGCGGGAGGCAGACAGAATGAGCGCCGCGACGACGAAGCGATTGCAACATGAGATTGTCGACCACGCTCCCCATCGTGACACCCGCGTTGGGCATCGAGGATGCCGATGGGGTTCAGCGCGAAGCGGAGTGATTCCTCGTCGAGTCCGGGCGACGGCATTCGCCATCGGTGAGGTGTGCTGTCATCTGGCGAGACAACGCGAGCGTGGAACGGCTGACGACAGGTGGAGCCGTGCGTGATGAAGGCTGACCGCGTTCCCTGACGCAGTGGCGCCAGGAGTCTGGCACGCTGGACTGACTCACACGTTTTCTGTGCGCACTGACAGTCAGGTCAGTCCGTGCCCGAGGCGTTTTTCCCGTCAGTGCAAGCGGCGCTTGGTCGCGGAGGACGGCGCGGGCAGCGCGGCGGCCACCTGGGTCGTGGCGCTGGCGGGAGGCTTCGTCGCGGTGCCGGACGCGGGCCGCGCGGCGCTGGCGGCTGCGCGCTTCGTGGGGCGGGAGGCCGGGCTTTTCGCCTTGGCAGCGGTCTTCTTCGCGGCGGCTTTCTTCGCGGCGGAGGCGGCCTCTTTCGCGGTGGGCTCTGCGGCGAGGGCCAGCTCGGCGAGGCCGGCTGGCTGCGCAGGCGTCGGCTCGGCGTGGGTGGGCCTGTCGGTCGCGCCGGCGGTGGTGCGGAGGTAGCCGCGGCGGAGGACGTCGAAGAGGGCGGTGACGATCTCTTCGCGGGGGCGGGGGTGCTTGCCGAGGGCGTTCTCGAAGAGGATTTCCTTGAGGGCGCCGATGGTGAACGTGGCGTAGAGGGCGGGATCGCCGGTGGCGACCATGCCGAGGCGCTGGCCTTCGGTCAGGCTGCCGGCGAGGAGCTGCTTCACGCTCTGGTGGAACGAGCGGACCTGGTCGACGAAGGCAGGGTCGAGGCCAGCGGAATACGACAGCAGGATGCTGGTGAGGGCCGGGTCGTCGAGGAGGACGGCGACGATGGCACGGATGTTGTGTTTGATCTGGGATTCGACGTCGGCCTGAGGGTCGACGTGGAGGATGGCGCCGCCGAGGCGTGTGAACAGGCCGTCGACGAGCTCGGCGAAGATGGCGCGCTTGTCCCGAAAGTAGAGGTAATACGTGCCCTTGGCGACCTTCGCGAGGGCGACGATGTCGTCGATCTTGGCCTCGTGGTAGCCCTTCTCCGAGAACACGGCCCTGGCCGCGCGGAGCAGCTCCTGCCGGCGATCGAGCTTGGTGGCCATCGATTTGCTTCTAGTTCGTCCGCGCGGAAAAAGGGTGGGCGTTCTGCGTGTTTGGGCGGCGGGGGAGGGGAATTCCCGGTGATTTTCGTCGGGGTTCGTCCGACCCGGTCAGCACTGAAACGGCGCTGCGCGAGCTGGTGGGGAATTGCTTTCAGTCAAGGGACCGTGTAGCCGTTGACGACTGACTGGCCAGTCAGTCGGGGGCGCCAGGGACGAGAAGCCAGGGCGCCCCGAGCCCGCGGCCGCGCGTCCGCGCCGGTCGGTGGTTTCCGGTGAAGGGTGGAGGAGATGCCTCGATGAACGCGCAGCGCCAGGGACCGGTGGTGGTTGGCATCGACGTCGGATCGACGACGGTCAAGGCGGTCGTGCTGGACCCGGAGACGCTCGACGTCCTGTGGAGCGACTACCAGCGGCACCAGACGAAGCAGCCGGAGAAGGTGCTGGAGTTCCTCGAGCGGATCGAGGCGGACTTCCCCGGGTCACCCAGGGCCGAGTGGCGGGTGTTCATGACCGGCTCGGGGGCGGCGCCGCTGTGCCCCAGCGTGGGCGCGAAGTTCGTGCAAGAGGTGAACGCGGTCACCCTGGCGGTCGAGAAGATGCACCCGGACGTGGGCAGCGTCATCGAGCTGGGCGGGCAGGACGCGAAGATCATCATCTTCAAGAAGGACGAGAAGACGGGCGAGAAGACCGGCAGCCCGTCGATGAACGACAAGTGTGCGTCGGGTACGGGCGCGACGATCGACAAGTGCATGATCAAGGTGGGGCTGCCGCCGGAGCAGGTGGTGCAGATCCACTTCGACGACTCGAAGCTGCACCACGTGGCCGCGAAGTGCGGGGTGTTCGCCGAGACGGACATCGTGAACCTGGTGAAGAGCGGGATCCCGGCGACGGAGATCCTGTGCTCGCTGGCGGATGCGATCGTGCTGCAGAACCTGTCGGTGCTGACGCGCGGGTCGACGCTGAAGCACAAGGTGCTGCTGCTCGGGGGGCCGAACACGTACCTGCCGTTCCTGCAGGAGTGCTGGCGGAAGCGCATCCCGGAGACGTGGAACGAGCGCGGTTACGACTGGCCGAAGGACGCGCCGATCGAGGAGACGATCTTCGTGCCGGAGAACGCGCAGTACTACGCGGCGTTCGGGGCGTGCGTGTACGGGCTCAGAGAGTCGGCGACGACGGGGCTCTACGCGGGCAAGGTGGGGCTCGTCGACTACATGACGAATGGGCGCAAGGCGCGGCTCGGGGAGAGCGCGGGGCCGCCGCTCGTGCGGACGACGAACGAGGTGGACGACTTCCGGCAGCTCTACGCGATCCCGCGGTTCACGCCGATGGCGCTGGAACCAGGGCAGGTGATCCGGGCGGTGATCGGGGTCGACGGTGGGTCGACGTCGTCGAAGGCGGTGCTGGTCGACGAGGACCAGAACATCGTCTGCAAGGCGTACCAGCTCTCGAAGGGCAACCCGATCCAGGACACGAAGGAGCTGCTCTCGAAGCTGCGCGAGTACGTGACGGAGCGGGGCGCCATCCTGGAGGTGATCGGCTTCGGGGCGACGGGCTACGCGGCGGACGTGCTGCAGGAGTGCATGCGCGCGGACGTGAACATCGTCGAGACGGTGGCGCACATGATGAGCGCCGTGCGGTTCTTCGGGGACGTGGACGTCATCTGCGACATCGGTGGGCAGGACATCAAGGTCCTGTTCATGAAGAACGGGGACATCGCGAACTTCCGGCTCTCGAACTCGTGCTCGGCAGGGAACGGGATGCTGCTGCAGGCGATGGCCGATCAGTTCGGCATCCCGGTGACGGAGTACGCGGATACGGCGTTCCAGGCGGAGCTGGCGCCGAAGTTCAGCTACGGGTGCGCGGTCTTCCTCGATACGGACCGGGTGAACTTCCAGAAGGAGGGCTTCTCGAAGGAGGAGCTGCTCGCGGGGCTGGCGCAGGTGCTGCCGAAGAACGTGTGGCAGTACGTGGTGCAGATCCCGCGGCTGGCGTCGCTGGGGCGGCGGTACGTGCTGCAAGGGGGCACGCAGTACAACCTGGCCGCGGTGAAGGCGCAGGTGGACTACATCAAGGAGCGCGTGCCGGGCGCGGAGATCTTCGTCCACCCGCACACGGGCGAGGCAGGCGCGATCGGGGCGGCGTTCGAGACGCTGCGCGTGGTGAAGCGGCGCGGGAAGTCGACGTTCATCGGGATCGATGACGCGATCGACCTGAAGTACACCACGAAGAACGACGAGGAGACGGTCTGCCACTTCTGCCCGAACGAGTGCAAGCGGACCTTCATCGACACGGAGACGCCCGACGGGGCGACGTCGCGCTACATCTCCGGGTTCTCCTGTGAGAAGGGGACCGTGGAGAGCGAGCAGGCGATGCTCTCGCTGGTGGCGGAGCGGAAGAAGATCGCGAAGCAGTTTCCGAACCTGGTGGACTACGAGTCGAAGCTCGCGTTCCGGCACTTCTACAAGCCGGCGCCGATGCCCGCGGACGGGGCGCCGGTGCGGGACACGGTGGTGAAGAAGGGCTTCTTCGGGATCCGCCGCACGGAGACGACGCGGCCGTTCCGGCGGGGTGGGCCGGAGGTGCAGGAGAAGCTGCGCAGGACGCGCATCGGCATCCCGCGGGTGCTGAACCTGTACTCGACGGCGCCATACTTCCGGACGTACTTCGAGGCGCTCGGGGTGCCGAAGCAGAACGTGGTGTTCAGCGACGAGACCACCGAGGAGATGTGGGTCGAAGGCGGAAAGTACGGGTCGGTCGATCCGTGCTTCCCGTCGAAGGTGGCGCAAGCGCACATCCACAACCTGCTGTTCCACCACCACGAGGAGCGGGCGCTGAAGTTCATCTTCTTCCCGATCCTCACCCACGTGCCGAGCTTCGGCGAAGGGGTGATGGACAAGGCGAGCTGCCCGATCGTGGCCGGGGTGCCGGACGTGATGAAGGCGGCGTTCACGAAGGAGATGGACTTCTTCGCGACGCGCGGGATCGAGTACGTGGACCCGGCGCTGACGTTCGGGGAGATGAACCTGACGGCGCGGCGGATGTTCGAGGTGTGGGGGCCGCGGCTCGGGATCACCGAGGACGAGAGCGACCACGCGCACAAGGAGGGGATGCGCGCGCTGGAGGCGTTCGAGCGTGACCTGCAGGACAAGGGGCGCGCCATCCTGGAGACGGTGGAGTCCGAGAACCGGGTGGCGATCCTGATGGTGGGGCGGCCGTACCACTCGGATCCGGGGCTGAACCACGGGATTCCGGAGGAGTTCCAGGTGCTGGGCTACCCGATCGTGTCGGTGCGCTCGATCCCGCGGGATCCGGAGTTCTTGCGCCGCTACTTCAAGGAGGAGGTGGCGCGAGGGCAGCACCCGCTGAACATCAATGACGTGTGGCCGGAGAATTACTCGGCGAACAGCGCGCAGAAGGTGTGGGCGGTGAAGTTCGCGGCGCGGCACCCGAACGTGGCGCTCCTGGATCTGTCGAGCTTCAAGTGCGGTCACGACGCGCCGACGTACGGGATCGTCGAGGGCATCGTGACGGAGAGCGCGGTGCCGTACGCGGCGCTGCACGACATCGACGCGAACAAGCCGGGCGGGTCGATCAAGATCCGCGTGAAGACGTACGCGCACAGCTTGAAGCTGCACCAGGAGGCGCTGGAGGACACGGCGCGGAAGAAGGTGGAGCTGATGCAGCGGCTCGACGAGAAGCGGCTGGAGCTTCTGAAGACGAAGCAGGCGCAGCTCGCGGGCAGGAAGGTGAGCGATCCGGAGATCGAGCGGCAGATCTCGGAGCTGGGCGAGAAGGTGCGGAGCTACCAGGCACCGCCGCCGGCGAAGCCCGATGTGCCGCGAGGACTGGTTCAGCTCAAGAAGAAGAGCGCCGACGGCAGCGTTGTGCCGGCCGGGGTGTGAAGGGCGACGGGAGGAAGATCATGGTACAGACGACGGAGACCCAGAAGACGCGCCTGCCGCTCTACTCGGACGCGGCGAACCGCAACGCGACCGACGACGTCGGCGATGTGGACATCGAGGCCGAGCTGCGCGCCTTCGAGGAGGCGGAGCGAGAGCGGCTCGGGATCAAGGCATCGCGGCGGCAGTGGGCCGACAGCATGCTCACCTCGGAGATGAAGCGCGAGGAGCGCGAGAAGGTGACGCTGCTCATCAACGGGCTCACCGACGCGCAGATGTTCCTCGTGGAGGGGGCGCTGCGCGGCATCGGATACAGGGTCAACTACTTCGGGATCGTCGACAACGCGGGCTTGCAGGTCGGCAAGGAGTTCGGCAACCGCGGTCAGTGCAACCCGACGTACTTCACGGTCGGTGGGCTGGTGAAGTACCTGATCGACCTCCGCGACAAGGAGGGGATGTCGACCGAGGACATCATCAAGAACTACGTGTACCTGACGGCAGGGGCGTGTGGTCCGTGCCGGTTCGGGATGTACGTGACCGAGTACCGGAAGGCGCTGCGTGACGCGGGCTTCGACGGGTTCCGGATCTTCTTCTTCCAGCAGCAGGGCGGCCTGACGCAAGGGACGGGGGAAGAGACGGGGATCGACATGAACCCCGAGTTCTTCATCGCGATCGTGAAAGCGATCGTGTGCGGCGACGTGGTGAACGCGCTGGCGTACCGGATCCGGCCTTACGAGCTGATCCCGGGCGCGACGGACGTGGCCAAGGAAGAGGTGAAGCGGGTCCTCTACGAGGCGCTCCAGACGAAGGCGAACATCTTCAAGGCGCTCTACAACGCGCGGAAGGTGTTCGAGGGGGTGAAGGTCGACAAGCTCCGGCCGCGCGCGAAGACGTCGGTCATCGGCGAGTTCTGGGCGATGACGACGGAGGGCGACGGGAACTACCAGCTCCA is part of the Chondromyces crocatus genome and encodes:
- a CDS encoding serine/threonine-protein kinase, with product MKTGDVVADRFVIERLAGTGGMGTVYRAVDSDQGTVVALKLLTSRDPRGEDRFAHEAQVLATLDHPGVVRYIAHGADAAGQRWLAMEWLDGEDLATRIQRAALSVDESVAIALAAAQALAAAHVRGVVHRDIKPSNIFLVGGDTHHIKLLDFGIARLSGSTRIFTQSGAVIGTPGYMAPEQARGETAEPRADVFSLGAVLFECLTGRPAFAGAHAVAVLARLLLEDAPRVSESRQGVPTALDAIIARMLAKEPAARPANATETATLLRQFSSEVTPPPGNAALAGGEQRVLSIVIAAPGEGAVSSSDDTVPASHDAESGTAIQAALHPLGARMDRLANGAVIVTLENAGSATEQAMLAARCAFLLGPLFSSDSGSARVRIAVVTGRAVLTGRLPVGELLDRAAAMLLAPPPQLGVAYVDETTQALLDTRFEMMRGVAGRELYGERELGERVRTLLGRPSPCVGRDREVRAIADLFEECFEEKLARAVLVTGPPGIGKSRLRGETVQRIRERRPDAEIWTGRGDLVGDGAPFALLGSTLRNAARIATNASLPARQASLLERLSQRLAGPEQQHVVEFLCEIAGAPFPDDHRPLLRAARQSGPLMGDQIARAFTTLLAAEAEGHPLCLVLEDLHWGDVPSVRLIHQALRQLTDAPFFVIAFARPEVHERFPRLWAEQCTQEIRLGPLPRRAAERLVRHALGATVSVTRVSEIIERAEGNAFYLEELIRAVAEDRSELLPETVLAMVQTRLTTLDPVTRQVLRAASVFGEVFWAEAVAMLLGRADDTTLTLERVRALVEQEILVPRGGSRLAEQGEYIFRHALLREAAYALLTEEDRVLGHRLAGEWLEKHGERNALVLAAHHELGGEGPRAASFYARAAEEAVWGGDVEAAISHAQRGLACAAASESRAPLLGMLCEIGALQFTPADDILPKVEEVVRLAPRGSMPWVQGMFARSTIAIQAGRIAEMSATLELLRETSPSRDAEGLLAVALGFGACQLDLLGRIREADDLTERLAAIAGSSERDPLASMFWHATAAFRSAYVKNDPWGAIAPAEALRDRALATGHRSMLGVAHMLLGMSRGLLGFSTDAEQLLSAADVPDDEMGFNSSVRPFSLAWVLADREAFDEARACATRLIRSGSERGMPLDEGRGRWVLAEICYRSGDLDSAEREIMTALERLGDCSQLDFPGALATLAEVRLAQSRPREALAAASEARAKLAAIGGCSFLRSLAVLLVYSECLDLNGEHGAAETAVAEAQRHLLGIAAKMGNPADRANFLDRVYERRGSLKIAR
- a CDS encoding TetR/AcrR family transcriptional regulator; amino-acid sequence: MATKLDRRQELLRAARAVFSEKGYHEAKIDDIVALAKVAKGTYYLYFRDKRAIFAELVDGLFTRLGGAILHVDPQADVESQIKHNIRAIVAVLLDDPALTSILLSYSAGLDPAFVDQVRSFHQSVKQLLAGSLTEGQRLGMVATGDPALYATFTIGALKEILFENALGKHPRPREEIVTALFDVLRRGYLRTTAGATDRPTHAEPTPAQPAGLAELALAAEPTAKEAASAAKKAAAKKTAAKAKSPASRPTKRAAASAARPASGTATKPPASATTQVAAALPAPSSATKRRLH
- a CDS encoding BadF/BadG/BcrA/BcrD ATPase family protein — its product is MNAQRQGPVVVGIDVGSTTVKAVVLDPETLDVLWSDYQRHQTKQPEKVLEFLERIEADFPGSPRAEWRVFMTGSGAAPLCPSVGAKFVQEVNAVTLAVEKMHPDVGSVIELGGQDAKIIIFKKDEKTGEKTGSPSMNDKCASGTGATIDKCMIKVGLPPEQVVQIHFDDSKLHHVAAKCGVFAETDIVNLVKSGIPATEILCSLADAIVLQNLSVLTRGSTLKHKVLLLGGPNTYLPFLQECWRKRIPETWNERGYDWPKDAPIEETIFVPENAQYYAAFGACVYGLRESATTGLYAGKVGLVDYMTNGRKARLGESAGPPLVRTTNEVDDFRQLYAIPRFTPMALEPGQVIRAVIGVDGGSTSSKAVLVDEDQNIVCKAYQLSKGNPIQDTKELLSKLREYVTERGAILEVIGFGATGYAADVLQECMRADVNIVETVAHMMSAVRFFGDVDVICDIGGQDIKVLFMKNGDIANFRLSNSCSAGNGMLLQAMADQFGIPVTEYADTAFQAELAPKFSYGCAVFLDTDRVNFQKEGFSKEELLAGLAQVLPKNVWQYVVQIPRLASLGRRYVLQGGTQYNLAAVKAQVDYIKERVPGAEIFVHPHTGEAGAIGAAFETLRVVKRRGKSTFIGIDDAIDLKYTTKNDEETVCHFCPNECKRTFIDTETPDGATSRYISGFSCEKGTVESEQAMLSLVAERKKIAKQFPNLVDYESKLAFRHFYKPAPMPADGAPVRDTVVKKGFFGIRRTETTRPFRRGGPEVQEKLRRTRIGIPRVLNLYSTAPYFRTYFEALGVPKQNVVFSDETTEEMWVEGGKYGSVDPCFPSKVAQAHIHNLLFHHHEERALKFIFFPILTHVPSFGEGVMDKASCPIVAGVPDVMKAAFTKEMDFFATRGIEYVDPALTFGEMNLTARRMFEVWGPRLGITEDESDHAHKEGMRALEAFERDLQDKGRAILETVESENRVAILMVGRPYHSDPGLNHGIPEEFQVLGYPIVSVRSIPRDPEFLRRYFKEEVARGQHPLNINDVWPENYSANSAQKVWAVKFAARHPNVALLDLSSFKCGHDAPTYGIVEGIVTESAVPYAALHDIDANKPGGSIKIRVKTYAHSLKLHQEALEDTARKKVELMQRLDEKRLELLKTKQAQLAGRKVSDPEIERQISELGEKVRSYQAPPPAKPDVPRGLVQLKKKSADGSVVPAGV